The Osmia lignaria lignaria isolate PbOS001 chromosome 3, iyOsmLign1, whole genome shotgun sequence genome includes the window CGCGCGTCCTGTAGAATAGTGGTGACTGTATATATGTTCATATGTAATATTCGATttgagaaatatatatatatatatatatgtatgtacacataCGAACATACAGAAACGAAAGAACGTACGCgtgataatttatttgaaagatgGTCTCGTTGTATCCGTGCTTTACTTTCTCCGCTCCCTCGTTAGATTCCTTCCATCAATCACTGTGAAACCTTTCATTAACCGATAGACTTAGCGCTATTAACGCGGATAAATTCTTTCTGGTGTGTAGTGTAATTATCGTGCCTTCCTGGCGAGGCCCGCGAGACTCGGAATTTCTGGTTCGAAGGAAGATGTGCCGGTTTCCAGAAGCTGCTACCTTTCTGTCCCCTTCTTTCGCGGGAAAAGCAACCGCAATTAATGTGAGAAACGGTAGATTGACCAGGGTCATAGACGTGTGAGAACCGGAACACGCACTGGACTAAGGACGTGACCGCGTGGACAAACGGCGAATTTAGATAATTCAAGAACTagtttgttttaattaaatctttttATTACGAAAAACCATTACCctgactcttcgtcgaacactGTCTTAAGTTTCTTTTGATATTGATTTCCTCTTCCTCAAAGAAGATTGATAAATTGTTAAAGTGCATAGATGCAAACTCGTGGCTGGTTTTTACGAtcgatataaatcatttttcatttcaagccAGTTCTTTTCAAGCTAACGAAAAAACAGTGCAGAAttttctacgcttctgatctttAATCCGAGTCCTCCCTTTAATATCGCCGAGGAAGACGTTTTTTCACCGTCATCCTCATGATCTCGGAAGTTTTTGTCCGCTCATTGCCGATCGAGAATATTCATCAAGACTATAATTATAATACCTGTTATTTAGACTCGTGCTCGAGTTCTTTTGCAAAtcagattaataaaaaaaaaaaggtagctAAATGTCGATTGAATTCCAAAGATGATCAGACGAGTTTGCCTGGACGGATCCAGAAGATTCATCGTCGACCACTCGCGTGGCTTTTCTGCTCGTCAAACGATACCGATCCATAAATAAAGGCTCACTCATCTTAGCCAAACTTGGCCTGGAGGTGATCGAATACCGAACGAACAGAGAGACTAGGCCGCTTCTTGGCCTCGTCGAGGACGTGACTTTGACCCAGATTATCGGTAAAGTACGCTGGTCGGACGGTAAGCAGGAATTCAAATTGTATCGATCGAAATAAAGTTTgcgtattattttatatttttcatcaaCGCGTGAAAGGGCTGACGATTTCTAATCAGAAACTTTGAATCGAGTTTATTTTTCAGGGACCTGGTTGGAAAGATTTCAACGACGACGCAACCTTCATGACGATAAAGATGATTCGTCACGTGTAACCTTAAGAACTCGGTGAGTCATCAACTGTGAGCAGCATCTTCTCCGGAATTAACTTACTACCCACTTAGGAAATGTCTACATTTGTCTAAAAAAATGTAAGCGATGCGGCGTACACCAAAGTGAAGGATCAAGTGATTTCATATAATTAGGTACcacattttctttttgtaagtaATGGTGAATTTATTTACAAACGATTACATATTTGCACGAAATACAAGCGCGTGCACAAAAGTGCAAGATCCAGGTAAAAAGAGAttcaaaaaatatacatataacctTTTTACATCTTCACTGGTTAAGATTTGATTAAAAGGAATATCAAAAAATGAATTGGTAATACTATTTCCACGGAATGGATTCAAGTAACCATTTTTGTTCGATGTTTTTTGTACAGGCTGCTATCACAGGACCCTCGTCGTTACTCGACTCCAGACACATTCCGGTAGATGTATGTAAAAATGTCTTTGTCTGAAAACAATATAATCGTACATCATTCATGTTTGCTTAAATacgtaaagaaaaaataaacataCTCGTTCGTCGTATTGCCAATTTTGCCTGTTATGACCGCTGCAAGCCATTATTTTAACCCTTGGTGTCTTGTGCTGAGTGTCATGATCAGGCGCGTCCAAGCAGACGCTTTCGTCTGTCATTATAATCCCACTTTTTGACATCACAAACATCTGACTAAGCGCTGGTCGTAGGATACACGACTCAAGAAGCGCGTATCCCGAGGGTTGCGAATACGTCCCTTTTGCAGTTGGTCGCATAATACACTTCTTCGTTGAAACGTGTACGATCTAGGACAAAAAGTTTTATAgatcatttttcaaaatgattTAACAAGTAAGtccataattataatatatttcaccCTTCCAAAGAAACGATCACTTTTTGGAAAAAAGTGTTCAGGCCACACGTTATCCAAGTACCACTCGAAACTTTTACATTGCAATCTTTTACGTAACGCAAGTCTAGCTCGTACTGGTTGTTTGTCCCTTAATCTAGACGCCTCTGAAACATAAACGGATGGGTCAATGAGATAAGTGAGCTGTTAATTACCAAGCTATCCTCAATTACCTGCATtaaacttaaaataaaattccgCCCATTCATCCATCCAAACTAAAGCCACTCTAGCAAGATTTCCGTACAATATTTCCCCGACGCCGCCTGGGAATGTATAGGGGGATGATTTTCGAAACAGATGACCGACATGGGAGCATGGAGCAATTTCAACGCTGCCACCGCATTGCCATACGCGAAATgacatttccaaattttcaccGCCCCAGATCTTCATCTGTTCATCGTAACTACCGAGTTCGAAGAAATAATCTCTGTTCATGGAAAATAAACCTCCAGCCATCGCGGGCGTTCTAAATGGTTCAAAAATGTTGTCGCGCCTCTCTTTCAGCAATCGACCATTTAGCGTTAACCAGCGGAAATGTAAATCCCAATTAAATGCACCCCAATGCAATTCGAAAGATCTACAATTTTATGTGAATACATGATCTTGTGGATGAGCACGATTGATAACAATGTTTTGATGAACCACACTTACCGAGTGTAGCTAAAAGTGTCATCGTTTATGATGTCGATAACAGGGGATACTACCCTCGTTCTATTCTTTGAAACCGCTTCGAGTAGAGGCTCCAACCATCCTGAAATGTTCAAATAAATATCAGAATAATATGTGCTACTGGATAATAGGTATTATGATGACATTTAAGAAAAGAAGAGCTTACCTACCAACCGTGCATTCGCAATGGGCATCCAAGAATGTGAGAACTTCACCTTTAGCCTCATTTGCCCCCAGAAGTCTTGCATTCACTAAACCTATACGTTTTCTAGACCGAAGAACTTTGGTGGGGACTCGTAAATTCTTGACATGTTCATCTAACTCATGTTTTAAAAACTCTAACAAAAAAGCACatgaaataaattacttttatggAAGGTAAAGTACACACTACATAAATCATCTTTATTACCTCTATCACTGTTATCATCCACAAGAATTATTTCCTCCAATAAATGCCTCGGTGATCTATTAATAACACTGTATACGGTCCTAAGTAACGTACTCCAAGCTTCGTTATGGAAGACGATAATTATCGATGTTTTGCGTAAATCACTCAAATTCGCATATCGTGGGATGCACCTACAATAGATAAATTAGTTACAGTCGGTACCGACGGTAGACACAGTAACGATCTAATGTTACCCTTTGCGTCTAACGTCGGGTAAGGACCGATTTAAAGGTATTCTATCGCTGGCCATCAAATTGAAACGGTTGATT containing:
- the LOC117607964 gene encoding polypeptide N-acetylgalactosaminyltransferase 3, with product MWPRFRRSCRAWTIALSIVLLMGIFFVWPWKRRETEDSRDDYVSLRLLDNQRDYIDRRGIHVVVGHYIGDSVDPLKVPNITKDLINKNMFNPRPFEGKNGSPVLVPAKDFYQMQQLFQINRFNLMASDRIPLNRSLPDVRRKGCIPRYANLSDLRKTSIIIVFHNEAWSTLLRTVYSVINRSPRHLLEEIILVDDNSDREFLKHELDEHVKNLRVPTKVLRSRKRIGLVNARLLGANEAKGEVLTFLDAHCECTVGWLEPLLEAVSKNRTRVVSPVIDIINDDTFSYTRSFELHWGAFNWDLHFRWLTLNGRLLKERRDNIFEPFRTPAMAGGLFSMNRDYFFELGSYDEQMKIWGGENLEMSFRVWQCGGSVEIAPCSHVGHLFRKSSPYTFPGGVGEILYGNLARVALVWMDEWAEFYFKFNAEASRLRDKQPVRARLALRKRLQCKSFEWYLDNVWPEHFFPKSDRFFGRIVHVSTKKCIMRPTAKGTYSQPSGYALLESCILRPALSQMFVMSKSGIIMTDESVCLDAPDHDTQHKTPRVKIMACSGHNRQNWQYDERTKTFLHTSTGMCLESSNDEGPVIAACTKNIEQKWLLESIPWK